A genomic region of bacterium contains the following coding sequences:
- a CDS encoding AI-2E family transporter — protein MDEVSPEETPSQKVPPWLFRAILTGVAALGGLYVLGWLIAELKMLIVIVLVSFFLSFALEPAVNRMERMGIRRGVGTGIMFLALLAAVGLFLWAIGTVLADQVGEFTDDAPGYISDIEDWLEDTFDIEVDAQGLLDEFQEGGAVANLATRLADNLINLGATVLQVLFQILTIALFTFYLVAEGPKLRRNICSLLSPEHQRQVLSIWDLAIDKTGGYIYSRLILAAVSFLVHWLVFWLVDAPFPVPMAMWVGLISQFVPVIGTYVAGALPVLIGLLDEPSTGLAILIAIVVYQQVENYLLQPKVTAHTMEIHVTVAFGSVIVGSLLLGAVGAVLALPAAATIQAFLSSYLERHEVVQELEDAEAAQHPDRDPMGQRIRQAVRRVFTPK, from the coding sequence GTGGACGAAGTTTCGCCTGAGGAGACGCCGTCCCAGAAGGTGCCGCCTTGGCTGTTTCGGGCCATTCTGACCGGTGTGGCCGCTCTCGGCGGGCTGTACGTGCTGGGGTGGCTGATCGCGGAGCTGAAGATGCTCATCGTGATCGTGCTGGTGTCGTTCTTCCTGTCATTCGCACTGGAGCCAGCGGTGAACCGCATGGAGAGGATGGGCATTCGCAGGGGTGTGGGCACCGGGATCATGTTTCTGGCGTTGCTGGCGGCAGTGGGGTTGTTTCTGTGGGCCATTGGCACGGTTCTGGCCGACCAGGTCGGTGAGTTCACCGACGACGCCCCCGGTTACATCAGCGACATAGAGGACTGGCTGGAGGACACATTCGACATTGAGGTCGACGCCCAGGGGCTGCTTGATGAGTTTCAGGAGGGTGGGGCAGTCGCCAACTTGGCCACCCGGCTGGCCGACAATCTGATCAACCTCGGTGCCACCGTGCTGCAAGTGCTGTTCCAGATCCTGACCATCGCATTGTTCACGTTCTACCTGGTGGCCGAGGGTCCCAAGCTCCGCCGCAACATCTGCTCATTGCTGTCGCCCGAACATCAGCGCCAAGTGCTGAGCATTTGGGATCTGGCCATCGACAAGACCGGGGGATACATCTACAGCCGGCTGATCTTGGCGGCGGTCTCGTTCCTCGTCCACTGGCTGGTGTTCTGGCTGGTGGACGCGCCGTTCCCGGTGCCGATGGCGATGTGGGTGGGTTTGATATCGCAATTCGTCCCGGTCATCGGCACCTATGTCGCCGGGGCTCTGCCCGTGCTGATCGGGCTGCTGGATGAGCCGTCAACCGGACTGGCCATTCTGATCGCCATCGTGGTGTACCAGCAGGTGGAGAATTACCTGCTCCAGCCCAAGGTGACCGCTCACACTATGGAGATCCATGTGACCGTGGCCTTCGGATCGGTGATAGTCGGAAGCCTGCTGCTTGGAGCGGTGGGAGCAGTGCTGGCCCTACCGGCGGCGGCCACTATCCAGGCATTCCTATCCAGCTATCTCGAACGTCATGAGGTGGTGCAAGAGCTCGAAGACGCCGAAGCAGCCCAGCATCCGGACCGCGACCCTATGGGACAGCGCATCCGCCAGGCAGTGCGCCGAGTGTTCACTCCCAAGTAG
- the rplC gene encoding 50S ribosomal protein L3: MVAKAIVGEKLGMTQVWDEDDRVVPVTVLRVEPCRIVQVKRPETDGYSALQVTYGTQSPDRIAQPERGHLDKAGVAPGRKLVELRLDDVDLYEAGQEIGVDVFDGGERVDVTGISKGKGFSGVMKRHNFSGQKASHGAHKVHRKPGAVGQCATPSRIFRGKKMPGRAGAEKVTTLNLQVVRVDTENDLILLKGSVPGRRGSTVLIRSAIKNGAK, encoded by the coding sequence ATGGTTGCCAAGGCGATTGTCGGCGAAAAACTAGGAATGACCCAGGTATGGGATGAGGACGACCGCGTCGTGCCCGTCACCGTGCTGCGGGTGGAGCCCTGCCGCATTGTGCAGGTCAAACGACCGGAGACCGACGGCTACTCAGCACTCCAGGTGACCTATGGAACCCAGAGTCCCGATCGAATTGCTCAACCGGAGCGGGGTCACTTGGACAAGGCCGGTGTCGCTCCCGGTCGCAAGCTGGTTGAATTGCGCCTCGACGACGTGGACCTCTATGAGGCTGGCCAGGAGATCGGCGTAGACGTGTTCGACGGAGGCGAGCGAGTGGACGTCACCGGCATCAGCAAGGGCAAGGGCTTCTCCGGGGTCATGAAGCGCCACAACTTCAGCGGCCAAAAGGCCAGCCACGGAGCCCACAAGGTCCATCGCAAGCCCGGCGCCGTGGGCCAGTGCGCCACGCCCTCAAGGATTTTCCGCGGCAAGAAGATGCCGGGACGAGCCGGGGCCGAGAAGGTCACGACACTGAACCTCCAGGTGGTGAGGGTGGACACCGAGAACGATCTGATTCTGCTCAAGGGATCGGTGCCCGGCCGGCGAGGATCCACCGTGCTGATTCGCAGCGCGATCAAGAACGGAGCGAAATGA
- the rplD gene encoding 50S ribosomal protein L4, with protein MTMATAPVDEAPVLQVHTVTVRNPSSGRKAGSVDLDPEVFGIEPNEAVLHQVVTAQLAARRRGTQNTKTRAEVKGGGGKPWRQKGTGRARHGSTRNPQWRGGGVALGPKPRSYRQRTPKKMIRLALRSALSDRARDERVIVVDRWRFEAPRTKDAIAALSDLKLDGRVLVVADRDQSDVWKSFRNLPQVHLVSPGELNAYDVLVSDSVVFTLDTLPTSASAESEGEAADEVPGEAADDEGEDS; from the coding sequence ATGACCATGGCCACCGCCCCAGTCGACGAAGCTCCGGTTCTACAAGTGCATACCGTCACCGTTCGCAACCCGTCATCCGGTAGGAAGGCCGGATCAGTGGACTTGGACCCTGAGGTGTTCGGGATCGAGCCCAACGAGGCCGTCCTGCACCAGGTGGTCACCGCCCAACTGGCCGCCCGGCGCCGGGGAACCCAGAACACCAAGACCAGAGCCGAGGTCAAAGGCGGTGGCGGCAAGCCGTGGCGCCAGAAGGGCACCGGCCGAGCCCGCCACGGTTCAACCCGCAATCCCCAGTGGCGGGGCGGGGGCGTGGCCCTCGGTCCCAAGCCCCGCAGCTATCGCCAGCGCACCCCCAAGAAGATGATTCGCCTGGCCCTGCGCTCCGCACTGTCCGATCGGGCCCGCGACGAAAGGGTCATCGTGGTCGACCGCTGGAGGTTTGAGGCCCCCCGCACCAAGGACGCCATCGCCGCCCTCAGCGACCTGAAGCTGGACGGCCGGGTGCTGGTGGTGGCCGACCGCGACCAGTCGGATGTGTGGAAGAGCTTCCGCAATCTGCCCCAGGTCCATCTCGTCAGCCCCGGAGAACTCAACGCCTACGACGTGTTGGTGTCCGACTCGGTGGTGTTCACCTTGGACACCCTGCCCACGTCGGCCTCGGCCGAGTCCGAGGGTGAAGCCGCTGATGAGGTCCCTGGCGAAGCCGCCGATGACGAGGGGGAAGACTCATGA
- the rplW gene encoding 50S ribosomal protein L23: MKDPRDVVLAPIVSEKSYELLESNVYTFRVHPTASKPEIKDAIETLFDVTVLKVNTMNRKGKRRRNRRSLSYGRKPDTKRALVTLAEGDEIELFDV, translated from the coding sequence ATGAAGGATCCCCGGGACGTGGTTTTGGCCCCAATCGTCTCAGAGAAGTCCTACGAGTTGCTGGAGTCCAACGTCTACACCTTCCGGGTTCACCCCACCGCGTCCAAGCCCGAGATCAAGGACGCCATCGAGACCCTGTTCGACGTCACCGTTCTCAAGGTGAACACCATGAACCGCAAGGGCAAGCGCCGCCGCAACCGCCGCAGCCTTTCCTACGGCCGCAAACCCGACACCAAGCGGGCCCTGGTCACGCTGGCCGAGGGTGACGAGATCGAGTTGTTCGACGTTTAG
- the rplB gene encoding 50S ribosomal protein L2: MAVRRRNPTSPGRRFQTVSDFSGITATKPERSLIAKKTSTGGRNNHGRKTSRHRGGGHKQRYRVIDFKRAKDGVPATVASVEYDPNRNCRILLLHFHDGEKRYILAPEGVGVGDILQNGAGSEIRPGNALPLRYIPVGTTVHAVELKPGAGARMARSAGASAQLVAKEGTFATIRLPSTEMRRVPIDCRATVGSVGNAEAELIKLGKAGRARWKGVRPQTRGVAMNPVDHPLGGGEGKSSGGRHPVSPWGKAEGRTRNKKKKSQQMIVRRRRTRGGRR, encoded by the coding sequence ATGGCAGTACGCAGACGAAATCCCACCAGTCCCGGCCGGCGCTTTCAAACGGTGTCGGACTTCTCCGGCATCACCGCCACAAAGCCGGAGCGGTCCTTGATCGCAAAAAAAACAAGCACCGGCGGACGAAACAACCACGGGCGCAAGACCTCCCGACATCGGGGCGGAGGCCACAAGCAGCGCTACCGGGTCATCGATTTCAAGCGGGCCAAAGACGGCGTGCCCGCCACTGTGGCGTCGGTGGAGTACGACCCCAACCGCAACTGCCGCATCCTGCTGCTGCACTTCCATGACGGCGAGAAGCGCTACATCTTGGCCCCCGAAGGCGTGGGCGTGGGCGACATTCTGCAAAACGGGGCGGGGTCGGAGATCAGGCCGGGCAACGCCCTGCCGCTGCGCTATATACCCGTGGGCACCACCGTCCATGCCGTGGAGCTGAAGCCTGGCGCCGGTGCCCGCATGGCCCGCTCGGCTGGGGCCAGCGCCCAGCTTGTGGCCAAAGAGGGGACCTTCGCCACCATTCGCCTGCCCAGCACCGAGATGCGCCGGGTGCCCATCGACTGCCGGGCCACGGTTGGATCGGTGGGCAACGCCGAGGCCGAGCTAATCAAGCTGGGCAAGGCCGGGCGAGCCCGCTGGAAGGGAGTTCGCCCCCAAACCCGCGGCGTGGCCATGAATCCGGTGGACCACCCCTTGGGCGGCGGCGAGGGCAAGTCCTCCGGTGGTCGCCACCCGGTATCGCCCTGGGGCAAGGCCGAGGGACGCACCCGCAACAAGAAGAAGAAGTCACAGCAGATGATCGTCCGACGGCGCCGTACCCGCGGCGGGCGTCGCTAG
- the rpsS gene encoding 30S ribosomal protein S19, translated as MPRSLKKGPFVDGHLLRKVDELNDQNTKQVIRTWSRRSTIIPDMVGHTIAVHDGRKHVPVYITESMVGHKLGEFAPTRTFRAHAGQERGAQR; from the coding sequence ATGCCCAGAAGCTTGAAGAAAGGCCCGTTCGTCGACGGCCACCTGTTGCGCAAGGTCGACGAGCTCAACGACCAGAACACCAAGCAGGTCATCCGGACGTGGTCCCGCCGCTCCACCATCATTCCCGACATGGTGGGCCACACCATTGCGGTCCATGACGGGCGCAAGCACGTTCCGGTGTACATAACCGAGTCGATGGTGGGCCACAAGCTGGGTGAATTCGCCCCCACACGCACGTTCCGGGCCCACGCCGGCCAAGAGCGGGGAGCCCAGCGCTGA
- the rplV gene encoding 50S ribosomal protein L22: MAAVTVGSETRPGSRAVAKYVRSSAFKAREVLDLVRGKSYSEAREILTFSERRISDTIAKCLDSAVANAEHNDELDGEELFVAACYADEGPTLKRWRPRARGRATRIRKRTCHITVVVARYTDEELAAIDARMALKGTGRRSSAAEARRRRVAASRERDAERAAEQERDQDEDDLEALEGDLDDEALEADFEDAAAVAEEDKEPVAEDAADEDEEKES, translated from the coding sequence ATGGCTGCGGTCACCGTGGGCAGCGAAACCCGCCCCGGCAGCCGGGCCGTGGCCAAGTACGTGCGCTCATCGGCCTTCAAGGCCCGGGAGGTGCTCGACTTGGTGCGGGGCAAGTCGTATTCCGAGGCCCGGGAGATCCTGACCTTCTCCGAGCGGCGCATCTCCGACACGATCGCCAAGTGCCTCGACTCTGCGGTGGCCAATGCCGAGCACAATGACGAACTCGACGGCGAAGAGCTCTTCGTGGCCGCCTGCTACGCCGACGAGGGCCCCACGCTGAAGCGCTGGCGGCCCCGGGCCCGAGGCCGAGCCACTCGCATTCGCAAGCGGACTTGCCACATCACCGTGGTGGTGGCCCGCTACACCGACGAGGAGCTGGCCGCCATCGATGCCCGCATGGCCCTCAAGGGCACCGGACGGCGCAGTTCGGCTGCCGAGGCTCGCCGCCGGAGAGTGGCAGCCAGCCGGGAACGCGACGCGGAACGGGCTGCTGAGCAGGAACGCGACCAAGACGAGGACGATCTGGAAGCTCTAGAGGGAGACCTCGACGACGAAGCCCTGGAAGCGGACTTCGAAGACGCCGCCGCCGTGGCCGAAGAAGACAAAGAGCCAGTGGCCGAAGACGCCGCCGACGAGGACGAAGAGAAGGAATCCTGA
- the rpsC gene encoding 30S ribosomal protein S3 encodes MGQKINPYGFRLGVTTDWKSRWFANRREYGDFIIEDWKVRDYLMSELPHAAISRIEIERTRDRLRVDVHTARPGIVIGRRGSEADRLRNGLAKITGNNRVQLNIQEIKQPELDAALISQGVADQLANRVAFRRAMKRAVQNAQKAGALGIRVQCSGRLGGSEMARTEWYREGRVPLHTLRADIDYGFREAHTTYGRIGVKVWIYKGDILPYKTQAEDKISREAAMAVGEASGTQKPRAVVSSAAAPRQGDLERVDETEEPAPLIKEADPEFEKLLEEEEDILRSTREHSETPHFRPGDAD; translated from the coding sequence ATGGGCCAAAAGATCAACCCCTACGGGTTCCGCCTAGGAGTCACCACCGACTGGAAGTCGCGCTGGTTCGCCAACCGCCGTGAATACGGCGACTTCATCATCGAGGACTGGAAAGTGCGCGACTACCTGATGTCCGAGCTTCCTCACGCAGCCATCAGCCGCATCGAGATCGAGCGCACCCGCGACCGGCTCCGTGTCGACGTCCACACCGCCCGGCCGGGAATCGTCATCGGGCGCCGGGGCAGCGAGGCCGACCGGCTTCGCAACGGCCTGGCCAAGATCACCGGCAACAACCGGGTGCAGCTCAACATCCAAGAGATCAAGCAGCCCGAGTTGGATGCCGCGCTCATCTCCCAGGGTGTGGCCGACCAGCTGGCCAACCGGGTTGCCTTCCGCCGAGCCATGAAGCGGGCGGTCCAAAACGCCCAGAAGGCCGGGGCCCTTGGCATCCGGGTGCAGTGCTCGGGTCGTTTGGGCGGCTCAGAGATGGCTCGCACCGAGTGGTACCGAGAGGGCCGGGTTCCCCTGCACACTCTTCGAGCCGATATCGACTATGGATTCCGGGAGGCCCACACCACTTATGGACGCATCGGCGTGAAGGTGTGGATCTACAAGGGCGACATTCTCCCCTACAAGACCCAGGCCGAGGACAAGATCAGCCGCGAGGCGGCCATGGCCGTGGGCGAGGCTTCCGGAACCCAAAAGCCGAGGGCCGTGGTTTCGTCGGCCGCGGCACCGCGCCAAGGCGATCTCGAGCGAGTCGATGAGACCGAAGAGCCCGCCCCCCTTATCAAAGAAGCCGATCCAGAGTTTGAGAAGCTGCTCGAGGAGGAAGAGGACATTCTCCGCTCAACCCGCGAGCACAGCGAAACTCCGCACTTCCGTCCGGGCGACGCCGACTGA
- the rplP gene encoding 50S ribosomal protein L16, whose translation MLMPKKVKHRKHHRGRTKGNAKGGTTVNFGEYGIKALEPGWITARQIEATRIAITRHIRRGGKVWINIFPDKPVTEKPAETRMGSGKGNPERWVAVVKPGRILFELSYHDREVARTAIERGIQKLPIKARFVERQEG comes from the coding sequence ATGTTGATGCCCAAGAAGGTCAAGCACCGCAAGCACCATCGAGGCCGGACCAAGGGCAACGCCAAGGGCGGCACCACCGTGAACTTCGGCGAGTACGGCATCAAGGCCCTCGAGCCGGGATGGATCACCGCCCGCCAGATCGAAGCCACCCGTATCGCCATCACTCGGCACATCCGCCGAGGCGGCAAGGTGTGGATCAACATCTTTCCCGACAAGCCGGTGACCGAGAAGCCGGCGGAGACGCGCATGGGCTCGGGCAAGGGCAATCCCGAACGTTGGGTAGCCGTGGTCAAACCCGGCCGCATCCTGTTCGAACTGTCCTACCACGACCGTGAGGTTGCTCGGACGGCCATCGAACGGGGAATCCAAAAACTCCCGATCAAGGCTCGATTCGTCGAGCGTCAGGAGGGTTGA
- the rpmC gene encoding 50S ribosomal protein L29, which yields MARNTNWATLSDSDLIEQLDEAKEEVFKLRFQIVTGRLDNTARLKQAKKEVARAMTELRMREIQAAEALEAELQEAGNG from the coding sequence ATGGCCCGCAATACCAACTGGGCGACCCTGAGCGACTCCGATCTCATCGAGCAACTGGACGAGGCCAAAGAAGAGGTGTTCAAGCTCCGCTTCCAAATCGTCACCGGCCGCTTGGACAACACCGCCCGCCTGAAGCAGGCCAAGAAGGAAGTGGCCCGGGCCATGACCGAGCTGAGGATGCGGGAGATCCAAGCCGCTGAGGCACTGGAAGCCGAATTGCAGGAGGCCGGCAATGGCTGA
- the rpsQ gene encoding 30S ribosomal protein S17 — protein MADPTTEMPSAARPNRRKVREGTVTSVSMDKTAVVVSTDRVRHRRYNKTVQRNTRLYVHDESNQLAVGDRVRVQETRPLSKTKRWRLVEIVERAR, from the coding sequence ATGGCTGATCCCACAACCGAGATGCCGTCGGCCGCCCGACCCAACCGCCGCAAGGTGCGGGAGGGCACGGTGACGTCGGTGTCCATGGACAAGACCGCGGTGGTGGTGTCCACCGACCGCGTCCGGCATCGCCGATACAACAAGACCGTGCAGCGCAACACACGCCTGTATGTCCACGACGAGTCCAACCAGCTCGCGGTGGGCGACCGGGTGCGGGTGCAGGAAACCCGCCCCCTGTCCAAGACCAAGCGGTGGCGACTGGTTGAGATCGTGGAGCGTGCCCGATGA
- the rplN gene encoding 50S ribosomal protein L14, with protein sequence MIQQETRVKVADNSGAKEVLCIRVLGSSRKRYATIGDVFVATVKDAMPGAAVRKGEVVRCVLVRAKKEKRRKDGSYIRFDENAAVLINDQQQPRGTRIFGPVGRELRDKRFMRIVSLAPEVL encoded by the coding sequence ATGATCCAGCAAGAAACCCGCGTCAAGGTGGCCGACAACTCCGGCGCCAAAGAGGTGTTGTGCATCCGGGTGCTCGGCTCGTCCCGCAAGCGCTATGCCACCATCGGCGACGTCTTCGTGGCCACCGTCAAAGACGCCATGCCCGGTGCTGCCGTCCGCAAGGGCGAAGTGGTGCGCTGTGTTCTGGTCCGGGCCAAAAAGGAGAAACGCCGCAAAGACGGCTCCTACATCCGCTTCGACGAGAACGCTGCCGTGCTCATCAACGACCAACAGCAGCCTCGCGGAACCCGAATCTTCGGCCCGGTGGGCCGGGAACTGCGGGACAAGCGCTTCATGCGCATCGTGTCGCTCGCACCGGAGGTGTTGTAG
- the rplX gene encoding 50S ribosomal protein L24 gives MKVRKGDRVRVLSGKDQGKEGEVVFAYPAKGTVIVEGVNIATKHQGPRQGIMQTGIIDKEMPIRASNVAVISPADGQPTRVGYRFDTNGRKIRVCRRTGVDL, from the coding sequence ATGAAAGTCCGCAAGGGAGATCGAGTCCGAGTGCTCAGCGGAAAGGACCAGGGCAAAGAGGGCGAGGTTGTGTTCGCCTATCCGGCCAAGGGAACGGTGATCGTCGAAGGCGTGAACATCGCCACCAAGCACCAAGGGCCTCGCCAGGGGATCATGCAGACCGGCATCATCGACAAAGAGATGCCCATCAGGGCGTCCAACGTGGCCGTGATCAGCCCGGCCGACGGCCAACCCACCCGGGTGGGTTACCGGTTCGACACCAATGGACGCAAGATCCGCGTCTGCCGGCGCACGGGAGTTGATCTGTAA
- the rplE gene encoding 50S ribosomal protein L5 yields the protein MAATATTPRLQSLYREEIRDQLKEHLGLDNVMQVPRFEKIVVNMGVGEAVAQAKLLDGAVADLTTIAGQRPVITRAKKSIANFKIREGNPIGAKVTLRGVRMWEFLDRLINLAIPRIRDFRGLSPRSFDGQGNYSFGVTEQLIFPEVDYDSIDTIRGMDITIVTTATTDEEGRALLEAFSFPFQAEGQ from the coding sequence ATGGCTGCTACCGCGACCACCCCGCGACTGCAATCCCTGTACCGGGAAGAAATCCGCGACCAGCTCAAGGAGCACTTGGGGCTGGACAACGTCATGCAGGTGCCCCGCTTCGAGAAGATCGTGGTGAACATGGGGGTTGGCGAGGCCGTGGCCCAGGCCAAGCTGCTCGACGGCGCAGTGGCCGATCTGACCACCATCGCCGGCCAGCGCCCGGTCATCACTCGGGCCAAGAAGTCCATCGCCAATTTCAAGATCCGGGAGGGAAATCCCATCGGGGCCAAAGTCACATTGAGGGGAGTCCGCATGTGGGAGTTCCTGGACAGGCTGATCAACCTGGCCATTCCCCGCATTCGGGACTTTCGGGGCCTCTCGCCCCGCTCCTTCGACGGGCAGGGCAATTACTCCTTCGGAGTCACCGAGCAGCTGATCTTTCCCGAGGTCGACTACGACTCCATCGACACCATCAGGGGCATGGACATCACAATCGTTACCACCGCAACCACCGACGAGGAGGGCCGAGCTCTGCTCGAGGCCTTCTCGTTCCCATTCCAAGCCGAGGGACAGTAA
- a CDS encoding type Z 30S ribosomal protein S14 — MAKKALVQKQQRTPKFKVRAYTRCRRCGRPRAVYRKFGLCRVCLRELAHAGEIPGLTKASW, encoded by the coding sequence ATGGCAAAAAAGGCGCTTGTCCAAAAACAACAGCGAACTCCGAAGTTCAAAGTGCGGGCCTACACCCGCTGCCGCCGCTGCGGCCGGCCCCGAGCCGTGTACCGCAAGTTCGGATTGTGTCGAGTATGTCTGAGAGAACTGGCCCACGCCGGGGAGATTCCCGGCCTGACCAAGGCGAGCTGGTGA
- the rpsH gene encoding 30S ribosomal protein S8, which yields MTMTDPIADMLTRIRNANTAMRDEVRMPSSKMKVALADVLKQEGYITNFAVAEDTSGPGQTLTIDMKYSDQRERVISGITRVSKPGLRVYSKSENIPRVLGGLGVAIVSTSKGLMSDREARRRRMGGEVVCVVW from the coding sequence GTGACTATGACCGACCCCATCGCCGACATGTTGACCCGTATCCGCAACGCCAACACCGCCATGCGCGACGAGGTGAGGATGCCGTCCTCCAAGATGAAGGTGGCGCTGGCCGATGTCCTCAAGCAGGAGGGCTATATCACCAATTTCGCCGTGGCCGAGGACACATCCGGCCCGGGGCAGACCCTGACCATCGATATGAAGTACTCCGACCAGCGAGAGCGGGTCATCTCTGGCATCACCCGAGTGTCCAAGCCCGGCCTGCGGGTTTACTCCAAGTCGGAGAACATCCCCCGAGTGCTGGGCGGGCTGGGCGTGGCCATCGTATCCACCAGCAAAGGCTTGATGAGCGACCGCGAGGCGCGCCGCCGCCGTATGGGCGGCGAGGTCGTCTGCGTGGTCTGGTAG
- the rplF gene encoding 50S ribosomal protein L6, with protein sequence MSRVGMNPIPVPDGVDVAINGVHVTVSGSRGTLEHDLPDAISARIDDGFVVVERADEQRNTKALHGLSRSLVANMVTGVSEGYRKELEIVGVGYRAIAQGNSKIELQLGFSHPVHVEAPDGVTFEVPNQTSIHVLGIDKQAVGQVAADIRAIRKPEPYRGKGIRYAGERIIRKAGKAAK encoded by the coding sequence GTGTCACGAGTCGGAATGAACCCGATCCCGGTGCCAGACGGCGTGGACGTGGCCATCAACGGCGTCCATGTCACCGTTTCCGGCAGCCGCGGCACGCTGGAGCACGACCTCCCCGACGCCATCTCGGCTCGGATCGATGACGGCTTCGTCGTTGTCGAGCGGGCCGACGAGCAGCGCAATACCAAGGCGCTGCACGGGTTGAGCCGCTCTCTCGTGGCCAACATGGTCACAGGCGTCAGCGAGGGCTACCGCAAAGAGCTGGAGATCGTGGGGGTTGGCTATCGAGCCATCGCCCAGGGCAACAGCAAGATCGAGCTTCAACTTGGATTCAGCCATCCAGTGCATGTGGAGGCCCCCGACGGTGTGACGTTCGAGGTGCCCAATCAAACGAGCATCCATGTGCTGGGAATCGACAAGCAGGCGGTTGGCCAAGTGGCCGCCGACATCCGAGCCATCCGCAAGCCCGAGCCCTACCGGGGCAAGGGCATCCGCTACGCCGGCGAGCGGATCATTCGAAAAGCTGGCAAGGCCGCGAAGTAG